From the Lolium rigidum isolate FL_2022 chromosome 2, APGP_CSIRO_Lrig_0.1, whole genome shotgun sequence genome, one window contains:
- the LOC124688685 gene encoding uncharacterized protein LOC124688685: MSEGYSLGVNGESLFRYEVSVHDCRNGSVSTVLCGRRRRGYRYESRRNIVMHNPLCPERAMAIDPPLSPHHQHPNYGGSHGCIILSREEKDGGLSHFYVMLENPMVLDITSATNFMAHVFILKDGVWCMLASATTRIDHWRGIRAVLVDNKIYMVPTYTEITVLDLATSSFSTIQLPYPRGLGSSFMISRADDASGVYLVRMKENELRIWLHKGDSWSVVDTFSLNDMCANLMMSDWVKDTVCSERRITHVGDNAEFVILQRRRAVLYLDTRRRTLRILYEVPKEDEPYDGVISANPFMMIWPPTFPALKSDPTRNAM, encoded by the exons ATGTCTGAGGGCTACAGCTTAGGCGTGAACGGAGAGTCATTGTTCCGTTACGAAGTATCGGTCCACGACTGCCGGAACGGAAGCGTCTCCACCGTGCTGTGCGGCAGAAGAAGGCGTGGATATCGATATGAATCGAGACGCAACATTGTAATGCACAACCCACTTTGCCCCGAGAGAGCCATGGCCATCGACCCACCACTCTCACCCCACCACCAGCACCCCAATTACGGCGGTTCTCATGGCTGTATAATACTCTCCAGAGAAGAAAAGGACGGCGGTTTATCTCACTTTTATGTGATGCTGGAGAACCCTATGGTGTTGGATATAACATCTGCAACAAATTTTATGGCACACGTGTTCATCTTGAAAGATGGAGTCTGGTGCATGCTTGCCTCGGCCACTACACGGATCGACCATTGGCGGGGCATACGAGCTGTGCTGGTCGACAATAAAATCTACATGGTGCCCACCTACACAGAAATTACCGTCTTGGATTTGGCGACCTCAAGTTTTTCCACAATTCAGCTCCCATACCCACGAGGACTGGGCAGCAGCTTCATGATATCACGGGCTGATGATGCTTCCGGTGTGTATCTTGTCAGGATGAAAGAAAATGAACTTCGCATATGGCTCCACAAGGGGGACAGCTGGTCAGTCGTTGATACCTTTTCTCTGAATGACATGTGTGCAAATCTGATGATGTCAGACTGGGTTAAGGATACTGTTTGTTCTGAACGTCGGATAACCCACGTGGGGGACAACGCTGAGTTTGTGATCTTGCAAAGGCGTCGGGCTGTGCTCTATCTGGATACGAGGCGCAGGACACTGCGTATATTGTATGAGGTGCCAAAAGAAGATGAACCATACGATGGCGTTATTAGTGCAAATCCTTTTATGATGATATGGCCTCCCACATTCCCTGCGCTGAAGTCTGATCCTACCAG AAATGCCATGTGA